The following are from one region of the Rhizobacter sp. AJA081-3 genome:
- the bchJ gene encoding bacteriochlorophyll 4-vinyl reductase — MSTATVGRIGPNAIIRVAEALQHQLGASITAELFALAGLSPYLAAPPQQMVDEGEARRLHTVLRSELGPRVAAEVSREAGVATAGYLLAHRIPKPVQAVLRVLPAAMACRVLLAAIRRHAWTFAGSGTFEAVAGRPTLLTIRDNPLCRGQTSEVPVCDYYAATFEHLFRQLVHRDTRCNELSCEARGDDACRFELRW, encoded by the coding sequence GTGAGCACGGCGACCGTCGGCCGCATCGGCCCGAACGCGATCATTCGCGTGGCCGAGGCCTTGCAGCACCAGCTCGGCGCTTCGATCACGGCCGAGCTGTTCGCGCTCGCCGGCCTGTCGCCCTACCTGGCGGCGCCTCCGCAGCAGATGGTCGACGAGGGCGAGGCGCGGCGGCTGCACACGGTGCTGCGCAGCGAACTCGGGCCGCGCGTGGCCGCCGAGGTGTCGCGCGAGGCCGGCGTGGCCACCGCCGGGTACCTGCTCGCCCACCGCATCCCGAAGCCGGTGCAGGCGGTGCTGCGCGTGCTGCCCGCGGCGATGGCGTGCCGCGTGCTGCTCGCCGCGATCCGCCGCCATGCCTGGACCTTCGCCGGCAGTGGGACATTCGAGGCCGTGGCGGGGCGGCCCACGCTGCTGACGATCCGCGACAACCCGCTGTGCCGCGGCCAGACTAGCGAGGTGCCGGTGTGCGACTACTACGCCGCCACCTTCGAGCACCTGTTCCGCCAGCTCGTGCACCGCGATACACGCTGCAACGAGCTGAGCTGCGAGGCGCGCGGCGACGACGCCTGCCGCTTCGAGCTGCGCTGGTAG